The Thiomonas sp. FB-Cd genome includes a window with the following:
- a CDS encoding sensor domain-containing diguanylate cyclase codes for MPSSANSVSSSTRPEAFTAAGVFADAQVENGYVRANWQAIRARLRAVGLCGGAAFVLTGLVDIAAIGVVPILWVIMASRLALAGVAWLLVRSSLRTSIPVERIPGVRGQLFVFELLALPIVLLEVWTVPGSAAFYTMSVLLLVFALYAFAPLLSGSSLWLGPLLSLPFMGMVVAGHPNHLRLIATAMVLLGFANRIGWQIAVAHARHLRLAWVDRDALQKEVAERRSVERALEQSELHARLLFEDAPVPMLVLRLRDGAIVRSNQAAQAFLDAADPTRLSPVWLDGNGVSRRRDALFSRVVDGQALSPIELQLRTSQGALRDTLVSAQPIAYEGQECVLVGLTDVSDLKALQRQLQDQSEQDVLTRLPNRRGFNARARALLENEGQALALLMADLDHFKRVNDTYGHRVGDEMLAQIGALLGAHMRQADVVARFGGEEFVALLAIDNAEAALEAAERLRSYVELHPFATSAGVLRLSVSIGLALRESAGGAGELSALLEAADEALYRAKHAGRNRVELKLLSS; via the coding sequence ATGCCCAGTTCAGCCAATAGCGTCAGCTCGTCGACACGCCCCGAGGCATTCACGGCTGCTGGGGTGTTTGCCGACGCGCAGGTGGAGAATGGCTACGTGCGCGCCAACTGGCAAGCCATCCGCGCTCGCTTGCGCGCTGTCGGGCTTTGCGGGGGTGCGGCCTTCGTGCTCACCGGGTTGGTGGACATCGCAGCGATTGGAGTCGTACCCATCCTGTGGGTCATCATGGCCAGCCGCCTGGCGCTTGCTGGTGTGGCGTGGCTCCTGGTGCGCAGCAGCCTGCGCACATCCATCCCGGTCGAGCGCATACCCGGAGTGCGCGGGCAGTTGTTCGTGTTCGAGCTCCTCGCGCTGCCCATCGTCTTGCTGGAGGTCTGGACGGTGCCGGGCTCGGCCGCGTTTTACACGATGAGCGTCCTGCTCCTCGTGTTTGCGCTTTACGCCTTTGCTCCCCTGCTGAGCGGTTCGTCGCTATGGTTGGGACCGCTGCTGAGCCTGCCGTTCATGGGGATGGTCGTTGCGGGACATCCGAACCATCTGCGCTTGATCGCAACGGCCATGGTTTTGCTGGGGTTTGCGAATCGGATAGGCTGGCAGATTGCCGTGGCCCATGCCCGGCACCTGCGCCTGGCGTGGGTTGACCGGGACGCGTTGCAGAAGGAAGTGGCCGAGCGGCGCTCGGTTGAAAGAGCACTGGAGCAAAGCGAATTGCATGCCCGCCTCCTGTTCGAGGACGCGCCGGTGCCCATGCTGGTGTTGCGACTGCGTGACGGCGCGATTGTGCGATCCAATCAGGCCGCGCAGGCGTTTCTCGACGCGGCAGACCCGACCCGACTGTCGCCCGTTTGGCTGGATGGGAATGGCGTTTCACGGCGCCGCGACGCGCTTTTCTCCCGTGTGGTGGACGGTCAGGCGCTGTCGCCGATCGAGCTGCAGTTGCGCACCAGCCAGGGAGCGTTGCGCGACACGCTCGTTTCGGCACAGCCCATTGCATATGAGGGTCAGGAATGCGTGCTGGTCGGGCTGACCGATGTATCCGATCTCAAGGCGCTGCAGCGGCAGTTGCAGGACCAATCCGAGCAGGACGTCCTCACGCGGCTGCCCAATCGTCGTGGTTTCAATGCGCGTGCGCGTGCCTTGCTCGAAAATGAGGGACAGGCGCTGGCGCTGCTGATGGCGGACCTGGACCATTTCAAGCGCGTCAACGACACCTACGGCCACCGCGTCGGCGACGAAATGCTGGCACAGATCGGCGCTCTGCTGGGAGCCCACATGCGCCAGGCCGACGTGGTCGCGCGCTTCGGCGGGGAGGAGTTCGTGGCCTTGTTGGCCATCGACAACGCGGAGGCGGCGCTCGAAGCCGCCGAGCGCCTGCGCAGCTACGTCGAACTCCACCCCTTCGCCACCAGCGCTGGTGTGTTGCGGCTGAGCGTGAGCATCGGCCTGGCGCTGCGCGAAAGCGCGGGGGGCGCCGGCGAGCTGTCGGCGCTGCTGGAGGCCGCCGACGAAGCGCTGTATCGTGCCAAGCACGCGGGGCGCAACCGCGTGGAGCTCAAGCTGCTGTCGTCGTAA
- a CDS encoding non-ribosomal peptide synthetase — protein MNTSPFTGAAPETSAPLLEARRRLLAQRLLDKRLAGFADETPGLAGPAPALLRLSYAQEALWVLRQFDGGESLYNVGAVTRLLGPLNVERLERSFRALISRHAALRTCIESSATGPMRRVMPAPSVVPLFQLQRWVVSPDDAQGTALDQRIDELLAQPFDLAHAPLLRAALLQISPDHHLLILAIHHIVSDGWSMSIINRELGALYRQDGEPAARPDIPLSFAAYAAHQRQRYEGATGHPDADYWRLQLRDLPNLDLPTDKPRRPQTGFAGRTLAFHIDGSIRAGMRALAQQHGTTMFTALLAAFQVLLMRYSGQSDIPVGVPVAGRDDDRLANVIGYFVNTVVMRGRLDGSPDFIELLQRTRTTVIDALAHAGLPFDRLVADLRPQREGSRNPLYQIAFALERFSDRTLELAGVKTERLALHAKTAKFDLSLGLTDVEDGLGARFEFRTDLFEWATIERMARHFRQLLCAILADPHTPVDRLSLLDHAERAQLLTQWGAGVPAAHDAQPVHTLFRAQARSTPHAVALRLAQAQMTYGQLDALSDYWAHQLIMRGVGPEIIVGLFMHRSFALAVAMLAILKAGGAFMPLDPEYPPERVKVMVRDAKPRVILTQPHLVATLGSIASDVDLVVMPDDGGRVPSGFGLAVETDTRPEHLAYVIYTSGSTGKPKGAQVLHGGLANHLLWLNDALNLTAADRILQKTTISFDASIWEFLSPLICGAQIVFAEPGAQRDVSRLLLIVQQQNVSIMQFVPSALRTMLAEPHARQCNSLRYVLSGGEALDCALAQQFLEVLPGVRFGNFYGPSEATDISAWLEIHAPLPDRLSIPIGRPAANVALFVLDAYQELQPIGVAGELYIGGAGVGRGYLNQPDRTAERFLPNPFRSGERMYRTGDFVRWLGDGLMEFIGRADHQVKLRGFRIELGEIEAVLNALPCVRMSAVTLQGASPESKKLTAYIAADQPDIQALRKALKEQLPEHMVPQAYVVLEALPVLPNGKVDRNNLPAAHDTFTGDFVAPRSGLESGLLEIWQAVLLRQRIGVRENFFDLGGDSLSATRVMSQIRAVFGVDMPLRVLFDQPTLAELAQTLQSMLNSAEQVGPLDPIMPVPRSGPLQVSFSQRRMWTLHQMDPEGAAYNMRVALRLRGTLDRSALHAALNALVARHEAFRTGFVFGESEPVAVVNPSASVPLLELDMQTIAAHERNTVFEHDVIQLAAAPFDLSHSPLCRFILARLEPQHHALIMVMHHIVGDDWSWGIVLDELSALYRAHHQGLTAALPPKPIDFYDYAAWQRQRIDRARLARHAGYWMQQLDGMSPLNLPTDTPVVQRQSSRGARLRQHFDDHWLRSVQQFSAAQGVTPFMTLLAAFQCLLSRWCGQNDITIGVPVANRTQVDAETVVGSLVNTLAMRSDVRPDMRFRDLLQQVRGMTLGAFANQDLPYDYLVERLRERGAGANAAELRVLFNVLNTPRKTVQLEGLQVDYLPLSLGAAQFDLSLHVALTGEHALILSYSTELFVEKAMRGLLESFLLLVGEAMQDPDRALKDLRLTTPVDRASLDTWNRTALPYPSDLTVTGLLAAQRKRATPAILAADGAGLSHAELWREVDWLTETLRQRGIHRGRLVGLSVDRGAGMVVAQLAVLQAGAAYVPLDPTYPAQRLHEMAEDARLCLLITEPSRLAVWEGLGVPCLLLDAEHRAVAQPAAMPAPPDPERDAHAEDPAYVIYTSGSTGKPKGVAVPHRAVVNFLSSMQREPGLSANDRLVAVTTISFDISVLELLLPLAVGGTIILATREQAADGNALRALLEGSGGTVMQATPSTWNLLIEAGWEGSPDFKALVGGETLSADLAQALLARTGELWNMYGPTETTVWSTCSKVQPQPSPISIGRPIANTQVHVLDAQGQPCPVGFGGEIHIGGDGLAIGYLHQPELTAERFIPDPFCTSAGARLYKTGDRGRWRHDGVLEHQGRLDFQVKVRGYRIELGEIESRLKAHPEVKQAVVLVREDTPGDRRLVAYTVPKGTALDLHALREHLRAALPTYMLPQHFVVLEHLPLLPNGKINRHALPMPREQGAVLARDDRAGMTPAEHALAHIWRELIGCDVVGRSDNFFDLGGHSLLANRAAIAFEKISGHRLELRRMVLETLGQLVGGVDLPQAPHDRVPPQAASGPIRRWIADLSARLRHAR, from the coding sequence ATGAACACGTCACCGTTCACGGGTGCCGCCCCTGAAACCAGTGCGCCCTTGCTTGAGGCGCGGCGACGGCTTTTGGCACAAAGGCTGCTCGACAAGCGCCTTGCCGGATTCGCGGACGAAACCCCCGGCCTGGCGGGCCCAGCGCCAGCCCTCTTACGCTTGTCATACGCGCAGGAGGCTTTGTGGGTGCTTCGTCAATTTGACGGAGGCGAATCGCTCTACAACGTCGGCGCGGTCACGAGGCTTCTCGGACCCCTGAACGTCGAGCGACTGGAGCGCAGTTTTCGGGCGCTCATCAGCCGCCATGCGGCGCTGCGCACGTGCATCGAATCTTCCGCAACCGGGCCCATGCGACGGGTGATGCCAGCGCCGAGCGTTGTCCCGCTCTTTCAACTTCAACGCTGGGTCGTATCGCCAGACGACGCACAAGGCACGGCGCTGGATCAGCGCATCGACGAGCTTCTGGCGCAACCCTTTGACCTCGCGCACGCCCCGCTGCTGCGTGCAGCGCTGCTGCAGATCTCGCCAGACCATCACCTTTTGATTCTGGCCATCCACCACATCGTGTCCGATGGATGGTCGATGAGCATTATCAACCGTGAATTGGGTGCGCTGTACAGGCAAGACGGCGAACCAGCGGCACGCCCCGATATACCCCTGAGCTTCGCCGCCTACGCCGCGCACCAACGCCAGCGCTACGAAGGTGCAACGGGTCATCCCGACGCGGATTATTGGCGACTCCAGCTCCGTGATCTGCCCAACCTCGATCTGCCCACGGACAAGCCACGGAGGCCGCAGACGGGTTTTGCCGGTCGGACTTTGGCCTTTCACATTGACGGCTCCATCAGGGCTGGCATGCGTGCACTTGCCCAGCAGCACGGCACGACGATGTTTACGGCGCTGCTTGCTGCATTCCAGGTTCTGTTGATGCGTTACAGCGGACAAAGCGACATTCCCGTGGGGGTCCCGGTCGCCGGACGCGACGATGACCGCCTGGCCAATGTCATTGGCTATTTCGTCAACACTGTTGTCATGCGCGGCAGGCTGGATGGATCGCCGGACTTCATCGAACTGCTGCAACGCACACGCACGACGGTCATCGACGCACTGGCGCACGCCGGCCTGCCCTTTGATCGCCTCGTGGCGGATCTTCGCCCGCAGCGCGAAGGCAGTCGCAACCCGCTTTATCAGATCGCCTTTGCGCTGGAACGCTTTTCCGACCGCACGCTCGAGCTCGCGGGCGTGAAAACGGAGCGCTTGGCGCTGCATGCCAAAACGGCCAAATTCGACCTTTCGCTGGGCTTGACCGATGTGGAGGATGGACTCGGCGCCCGATTCGAGTTTCGCACCGACCTATTTGAGTGGGCAACGATCGAGCGTATGGCAAGGCACTTCCGCCAGCTGCTCTGCGCGATTCTCGCCGACCCTCACACACCCGTTGACCGTTTGTCGCTTCTTGACCACGCCGAGCGCGCGCAGTTACTGACGCAGTGGGGTGCCGGTGTGCCTGCCGCCCACGATGCTCAACCGGTACACACGCTGTTTCGCGCACAAGCTCGCAGCACACCGCATGCAGTCGCTCTGCGCCTGGCGCAGGCCCAGATGACGTACGGTCAACTTGATGCGTTGTCCGACTATTGGGCCCATCAACTCATCATGAGAGGCGTGGGTCCGGAGATCATCGTTGGTCTCTTCATGCACCGAAGCTTCGCGCTGGCTGTCGCGATGCTGGCCATACTCAAGGCAGGTGGCGCTTTCATGCCGCTGGATCCTGAGTACCCGCCCGAGCGCGTGAAGGTCATGGTGCGCGATGCGAAGCCGCGCGTAATCCTCACACAGCCACATCTCGTGGCCACACTGGGCTCGATCGCCAGCGATGTGGACCTGGTGGTCATGCCCGACGATGGGGGGCGCGTTCCGAGCGGCTTTGGTTTGGCAGTTGAGACGGACACAAGACCGGAGCATCTTGCCTATGTCATTTACACATCCGGCTCAACCGGGAAGCCCAAGGGCGCCCAGGTTCTGCACGGCGGCCTGGCCAATCACTTGTTGTGGCTCAACGATGCGTTGAACCTGACTGCAGCCGACCGGATTCTGCAGAAAACGACCATCAGCTTTGACGCTTCGATCTGGGAATTTCTGTCTCCGCTCATTTGCGGGGCACAAATCGTGTTTGCCGAACCCGGTGCACAACGCGATGTATCCCGCCTCCTGCTGATCGTGCAGCAGCAAAACGTCTCGATCATGCAATTCGTCCCATCCGCGTTGCGCACCATGCTTGCCGAGCCGCATGCCCGGCAGTGCAACAGCCTGCGCTATGTGCTCAGCGGCGGCGAAGCGCTTGATTGCGCGTTGGCTCAGCAATTTCTTGAGGTACTTCCCGGCGTGAGGTTCGGGAACTTCTACGGCCCAAGCGAAGCGACCGACATCAGCGCCTGGCTGGAAATCCACGCCCCCTTGCCGGACCGCTTGAGCATTCCCATCGGCCGTCCAGCGGCGAATGTGGCGCTCTTCGTGCTGGACGCGTACCAGGAGTTGCAGCCGATTGGCGTAGCCGGTGAGCTCTACATTGGAGGCGCTGGAGTCGGGCGTGGCTACTTGAACCAGCCAGACCGCACCGCCGAGCGCTTTCTCCCCAACCCCTTCCGTTCGGGCGAGCGCATGTACCGTACCGGGGACTTTGTGCGCTGGCTTGGCGATGGACTGATGGAATTCATCGGCCGCGCCGATCACCAGGTGAAACTGCGCGGATTTCGCATTGAACTTGGTGAAATCGAGGCTGTTCTCAACGCCCTTCCATGTGTGCGCATGAGTGCGGTGACCTTGCAGGGCGCTAGCCCAGAGAGCAAAAAACTCACGGCCTATATCGCGGCGGATCAGCCTGACATCCAGGCACTGCGCAAGGCGCTCAAGGAGCAGCTTCCCGAGCATATGGTTCCGCAGGCGTACGTGGTGCTCGAAGCGCTACCGGTCTTGCCCAATGGCAAGGTCGACCGCAACAATCTTCCGGCTGCGCACGACACTTTCACAGGGGACTTTGTTGCGCCACGTTCGGGTCTGGAATCGGGTCTGCTCGAAATCTGGCAGGCGGTGCTGCTTCGGCAGCGCATCGGCGTGCGGGAAAATTTTTTTGATTTAGGCGGCGATTCGCTGAGCGCCACGCGAGTCATGTCGCAGATCCGGGCCGTCTTTGGCGTGGACATGCCTTTGCGGGTCTTGTTCGACCAACCGACCTTGGCCGAGCTGGCGCAGACCCTGCAGTCCATGCTGAACAGCGCCGAGCAGGTCGGACCCCTCGACCCAATCATGCCGGTGCCTCGGTCGGGGCCTTTGCAGGTGTCGTTCTCTCAGCGCCGCATGTGGACGTTGCACCAAATGGATCCGGAAGGTGCGGCCTACAACATGCGCGTGGCATTGCGACTGCGCGGCACCCTGGATCGATCCGCACTGCACGCAGCGCTCAATGCACTGGTGGCGCGTCACGAAGCTTTCCGCACGGGCTTTGTCTTTGGAGAGAGCGAGCCGGTTGCCGTGGTCAACCCGTCTGCGTCCGTCCCATTGCTTGAACTGGACATGCAAACAATCGCAGCGCACGAGCGCAACACGGTGTTTGAACACGATGTCATCCAGCTCGCCGCAGCACCTTTTGACTTGAGCCACAGCCCACTTTGTCGGTTCATCCTGGCACGACTTGAACCCCAGCATCATGCCTTGATCATGGTGATGCACCACATCGTTGGCGACGACTGGTCTTGGGGTATCGTCCTCGACGAGTTGAGCGCCCTGTACCGTGCCCACCACCAAGGCCTCACGGCAGCATTGCCGCCCAAGCCCATTGACTTTTACGACTACGCAGCCTGGCAACGCCAGCGCATTGATCGCGCCCGCCTGGCCCGGCACGCGGGCTACTGGATGCAGCAGCTCGATGGGATGAGCCCCCTGAATCTGCCCACGGATACCCCAGTCGTCCAACGCCAAAGCAGTCGTGGCGCGCGACTGCGGCAGCACTTTGACGACCACTGGCTTCGCAGCGTCCAGCAATTCAGCGCCGCACAGGGTGTCACACCGTTCATGACACTCCTCGCCGCCTTTCAATGCCTGCTTTCGCGTTGGTGCGGGCAGAACGACATTACGATCGGCGTGCCAGTGGCCAATCGCACGCAGGTCGACGCAGAAACTGTCGTGGGCTCCTTGGTCAATACCCTGGCAATGCGCAGCGACGTTCGCCCTGACATGCGCTTTCGCGATCTGCTGCAACAGGTCCGCGGCATGACACTCGGCGCCTTCGCCAATCAGGATCTGCCTTATGACTACCTTGTCGAGCGGCTGCGTGAGCGAGGCGCGGGAGCCAACGCGGCTGAGCTGCGGGTTCTATTCAATGTGCTCAACACGCCCCGCAAGACCGTTCAGTTGGAAGGCCTGCAGGTTGACTATCTGCCGCTTTCGCTTGGAGCAGCGCAGTTCGATCTTTCCTTGCATGTCGCTCTTACGGGCGAACATGCGCTGATTCTCAGCTACTCGACCGAATTATTCGTTGAGAAGGCGATGCGAGGATTGCTCGAAAGCTTCCTCCTTCTTGTGGGCGAGGCCATGCAGGACCCTGACCGCGCGCTCAAGGATCTGCGCCTGACGACGCCGGTCGATCGCGCAAGCCTCGATACCTGGAATCGCACTGCACTGCCCTACCCCTCCGACTTGACCGTGACGGGCCTTCTGGCTGCACAGCGCAAGCGTGCGACACCCGCAATCCTGGCTGCAGATGGCGCGGGCTTGAGCCATGCGGAGTTATGGCGGGAGGTGGATTGGCTCACCGAAACCCTTCGCCAGCGTGGCATCCACCGCGGCCGTCTTGTCGGCCTGAGCGTTGATCGCGGCGCAGGCATGGTGGTGGCGCAATTGGCGGTGCTCCAGGCGGGTGCGGCCTACGTGCCACTCGATCCGACCTACCCTGCTCAGCGATTGCATGAGATGGCTGAAGACGCCCGCCTTTGCCTGCTGATCACAGAGCCGTCTCGGCTCGCGGTTTGGGAGGGCCTGGGGGTGCCGTGTCTCTTGCTCGATGCCGAGCACAGGGCAGTCGCGCAACCGGCTGCAATGCCAGCGCCTCCGGATCCAGAACGCGACGCGCATGCGGAAGATCCGGCCTATGTCATCTACACCTCCGGCTCCACAGGAAAACCCAAAGGCGTCGCTGTACCGCATCGCGCAGTGGTCAACTTCCTGTCTTCCATGCAGCGCGAGCCAGGACTGTCGGCCAATGACCGGCTTGTGGCTGTCACCACGATCAGCTTCGACATTTCAGTGCTTGAACTCCTCTTGCCCCTGGCCGTGGGAGGCACCATCATCCTGGCGACGCGGGAACAGGCGGCTGACGGTAATGCGTTGCGCGCATTGCTTGAGGGCTCGGGCGGCACGGTCATGCAGGCCACCCCATCGACTTGGAACCTGCTGATCGAGGCAGGATGGGAAGGCAGCCCCGACTTCAAGGCACTTGTCGGCGGCGAGACACTAAGCGCCGATTTGGCGCAGGCGCTGCTGGCGCGGACCGGTGAGCTGTGGAATATGTATGGGCCGACCGAGACCACGGTCTGGTCCACCTGCTCCAAGGTTCAACCGCAACCTTCGCCGATTTCGATCGGCAGACCCATTGCCAACACGCAAGTCCATGTCCTCGATGCACAGGGCCAACCCTGCCCGGTCGGGTTTGGCGGCGAAATTCACATTGGTGGCGATGGGCTGGCCATCGGCTATTTGCATCAGCCGGAACTCACAGCCGAGCGCTTCATCCCTGATCCCTTTTGCACCTCCGCTGGTGCTCGCCTGTACAAGACCGGCGATCGCGGTCGCTGGCGCCATGACGGCGTGCTTGAGCATCAGGGCCGACTGGACTTTCAGGTCAAGGTGCGAGGCTATCGAATTGAACTCGGCGAGATCGAGTCCCGGTTGAAGGCTCATCCGGAGGTCAAGCAGGCCGTGGTGCTTGTGCGGGAAGACACACCGGGGGATCGCCGTCTGGTGGCGTACACAGTGCCCAAAGGTACCGCGCTCGACCTGCATGCATTGCGGGAACATCTGCGGGCCGCGCTGCCGACGTATATGCTGCCTCAACACTTCGTGGTTTTGGAGCACCTGCCCCTGCTCCCCAATGGCAAGATCAACCGGCACGCTTTGCCGATGCCACGGGAGCAGGGCGCTGTTTTGGCGCGTGATGACCGGGCGGGGATGACACCTGCTGAACATGCGTTGGCGCACATCTGGCGTGAGCTGATTGGCTGCGACGTGGTCGGCCGAAGCGATAATTTTTTTGATCTTGGTGGCCACTCACTGCTGGCCAATCGAGCCGCAATCGCTTTTGAGAAGATCAGCGGCCACCGCCTCGAACTGCGACGCATGGTCTTGGAAACCCTGGGCCAACTTGTGGGCGGCGTCGACTTGCCGCAGGCGCCTCACGATCGCGTACCCCCACAAGCTGCATCAGGCCCAATCCGGCGCTGGATCGCCGATCTGAGCGCACGGCTCCGACACGCCCGTTAA
- the katG gene encoding catalase/peroxidase HPI — MPSQSQCPFAHTAASGPSTRDWWPEQLNLDILRQNSAKSDPMGDGFDYAKAFKTLDLARVKADLRALMTDSQDWWPADFGHYGPLFIRMAWHGAGTYRIGDGRGGAGSGQQRFAPLNSWPDNVNLDKARRLLWPVKQKYGGKISWADLMILAGNVALESMGFKTFGFGGGRADVWEPDHAVYWGEEKTWLGDDKRYTGERDLENPLAAVQMGLIYVNPEGPGGNPDPLAAARDIRETFARMAMNDEETVALIAGGHTFGKTHGAGPATHVGPAPEAAPIEQQGLGWLSSFRSGKGADQIGSGLEVTWTPKPTQWSTGYFDMLFGYEWELTRSPAGAHQWVAKDAPEIIPDAADPGKKHKPTMLTTDLSLRFDPIYAPISKRFHAHPDAFADAFARAWFKLTHRDMGPKARYLGPEVPKEDLIWQDPIPAVNHPLIDAGDIAALKMELVASGLSTRELVYTAWSSAASFRGSDKRGGANGARIRLSPQKEWDVNEPEQLAAVLPVLEGIQRSFNARAGGGKKVSLADLIVLGGCTAVELAAKQAGFDVTVPFHPGRMDAAQEQTDVESFAVLEPRADGFRNYARTGLEEAAAELLVDKAQLLDLTPPELTVLVGGLRVLAANFAQSQHGVFTQRPGVLSQDFFVNLLDMGTLWQRSSTAGVFEGRDRKTGALKWTATQADLVFGSNAELRALAEVYASSDAGLKFAQDFACAWGRVMHLDRFDLA; from the coding sequence ATGCCATCCCAATCCCAATGCCCGTTCGCCCACACGGCAGCCAGCGGCCCGTCGACGCGCGACTGGTGGCCCGAGCAGCTCAATCTCGACATCCTGCGCCAGAACTCGGCCAAGTCCGACCCGATGGGCGACGGCTTCGACTATGCCAAGGCATTCAAAACCCTCGATCTGGCCAGGGTCAAGGCCGATCTGCGCGCCCTGATGACCGATTCCCAGGACTGGTGGCCGGCCGACTTCGGCCATTACGGACCCTTGTTCATCCGTATGGCCTGGCATGGCGCCGGCACCTACCGCATCGGTGACGGCCGTGGCGGCGCGGGCAGCGGCCAGCAGCGCTTTGCCCCGCTCAACAGCTGGCCCGACAATGTCAATCTGGACAAGGCGCGGCGCCTGCTTTGGCCGGTCAAGCAGAAATACGGCGGCAAGATTTCATGGGCCGATCTCATGATTCTGGCCGGCAACGTCGCGCTGGAGTCGATGGGCTTCAAGACCTTCGGCTTCGGCGGCGGTCGCGCCGACGTGTGGGAGCCCGACCACGCCGTGTACTGGGGCGAGGAAAAGACCTGGCTGGGCGACGACAAGCGTTACACCGGCGAGCGCGATCTGGAGAACCCCCTGGCTGCGGTGCAGATGGGTCTGATCTACGTCAACCCCGAAGGCCCCGGCGGCAATCCCGACCCGCTGGCTGCCGCCCGCGACATCCGCGAAACCTTTGCCCGCATGGCGATGAACGACGAAGAGACCGTGGCACTGATCGCCGGCGGCCACACCTTCGGCAAGACACATGGAGCCGGCCCCGCCACGCACGTGGGCCCTGCTCCGGAAGCGGCACCGATCGAGCAGCAGGGCCTGGGATGGCTCAGCAGCTTCCGCAGTGGCAAAGGAGCCGACCAGATCGGCAGCGGGCTGGAAGTGACCTGGACGCCCAAGCCCACCCAGTGGAGCACGGGCTATTTCGACATGCTGTTCGGCTACGAGTGGGAGCTGACCAGGAGCCCGGCTGGCGCACACCAGTGGGTGGCCAAGGACGCGCCCGAGATCATCCCCGACGCAGCTGACCCGGGTAAAAAGCACAAGCCGACGATGCTGACCACGGATCTTTCATTGCGCTTCGATCCGATCTACGCCCCGATTTCCAAGCGCTTCCACGCGCACCCCGACGCGTTCGCCGATGCCTTCGCCCGCGCCTGGTTCAAGCTCACACACCGCGACATGGGTCCCAAGGCGCGCTACCTCGGCCCCGAAGTGCCCAAGGAAGACCTGATCTGGCAAGACCCCATCCCGGCGGTCAACCATCCGCTCATCGACGCCGGCGACATTGCCGCGCTCAAGATGGAGCTGGTGGCAAGTGGCCTGTCCACGCGCGAGCTGGTCTACACCGCCTGGTCGTCCGCGGCCAGCTTCCGGGGCAGTGACAAGCGAGGTGGAGCCAACGGCGCACGCATTCGCCTGAGTCCGCAGAAGGAGTGGGACGTCAACGAGCCCGAGCAACTGGCCGCCGTGCTGCCGGTCCTCGAAGGCATTCAACGCAGCTTCAATGCCCGGGCAGGCGGGGGCAAGAAGGTGTCGCTGGCCGACTTGATCGTGCTGGGAGGGTGCACTGCGGTTGAGTTGGCGGCCAAGCAGGCGGGCTTCGACGTTACCGTACCCTTCCATCCAGGCCGCATGGACGCCGCGCAGGAGCAGACCGACGTGGAGTCGTTCGCTGTGCTCGAGCCGCGCGCTGACGGCTTCCGCAACTACGCGCGCACGGGGCTTGAAGAGGCTGCGGCCGAGCTGTTGGTGGACAAGGCGCAGCTGCTCGACCTCACCCCGCCGGAGCTGACCGTGCTGGTGGGTGGCCTCCGTGTGCTCGCAGCCAACTTCGCCCAGAGCCAACACGGCGTGTTCACCCAGCGCCCGGGCGTCTTGAGCCAGGATTTTTTCGTCAACCTGCTCGACATGGGCACGCTGTGGCAGCGCAGCAGCACGGCCGGAGTGTTCGAAGGCCGCGACCGCAAGACAGGCGCGCTGAAATGGACCGCGACCCAGGCCGACCTGGTGTTTGGCTCCAACGCCGAGTTGCGCGCGTTGGCCGAGGTCTACGCCAGCAGCGATGCCGGTCTCAAATTCGCACAGGACTTCGCCTGCGCCTGGGGCAGGGTGATGCACCTGGACCGCTTTGACCTGGCGTGA